CGCGCGCAAAAATCGGGGAACGGCTCGGCCTGCGGCAGCGGGTAGCGCAGCGGGTCGGCCCAGAAGCGGCCCAGCGCCTGCCCTTCGTCCCGATCGATATCGGCCACCGGCACGCCTTGCCATCGGCCGAAGTGGTATTCGCGCAGCCGCGGCTCCAGCTGCAGCGGCAAGCCGCGCGTGCTGGCGAGTTCAGCGGCAAACGCTGCGCAGCGCTGCAACGTGGAGGCCACCACCACCTCCCACACGCCATCGGCGGTGGCTGCGCGCAATTGCTGCCATCCCAGCTCGGTAAGCGGGTCGTCGAGCTGGCCGCGATAGCTGCGCTGGCCGGTATCTCCGTGTCGCAGCAAGGTGATCTGCGCGCTCATGCGTCGGAGACCCCTGCTTCGGCAAAGGTGGCCATGCCGTTGTGCAGGGCGCAGGCGCTGCGCAGCAGCGGAATCGCCACCGCCGCGCCGCTGGCTTCGCCCAGGCGCAGGTCCAGCTGCAGCAGCGGTTCGGCATCCAGGGCACGCAGCAAGGCGGTGTGGCCACGCTCCTGCGAGCGGTGCCCGAACAGCAGCCATTGCCGCACGCCGGGGTTGAGATGGGTGGCCACCAGCGCCGCGGCGGTGGCGATGAAGCCATCCACCAGCACCGGGATGCCCGCCTGCGCGGCAGCGATGTAGGCGCCCACCAGTGCGGCAATCTCGAAACCGCCGAGCCGGCGCAGGCGCTCCAGCGCGGTGGCGGCATCGGCGTGCAGCGCCAGCGCGCGGGTGATCACGGTGGCCTTGTGTGCGATGCCTTCGGCATCCAGCCCGGAACCGGCGCCGGCCATCGCCTGCGGAAACTGCGATAACAGCGCGCAGCCCAGCGCGGCGGCCGCGGTGGTGTTGCCGATGCCCATCTCGCCGCCCACGAACAACTGCGTATCGCAACTCTTTGCCTGCGCAATGCTCTGTGCACCCGCGGCGAGCGCGTCGCGCAGCTGGCCGGGCGTCATCGCCGGTTGCTCGCAGATATTGGCGCTGGAAGGCGCGATCCAGGCGCGGCGCACACGCGGCAGCTCGCCCGGGTCGTTGACCACGCCCAGGTTCACCACCTCCAGCTGCGCTCCCAGTTCGCGCGCCAGCACCGAAATCGCCGCACCGCCACGGGCGAAGTTGCGCACCATCTCGCCAGTGACCGCCTGCGGAAACGCAGACACGCCCTCGGCCGCAACGCCGTGGTCGGCCGCATACACCGCGATCCAGATCCGCTGCACCTCCGGCTGCTCGTTGCGCTGCCAGGCGGCCAACTGCACCGCCAGCTGCTCGAGCCGGCCCAGCGCACCGTGCGGCTTGGTCAGTTGTTCCTGTCGTGCCAGCGCCGCTGCACGCACGCGTGCGTCCGGCACCGCGCATGCGGCAAAGATCCAGTCGCTGCTCATCATCCCTCCCCCTTCAACACCATCGGCAAGCCCGCCACCACGAACACCACCCGCTCGCACTGTAGCGCCAATGCCTGGTGCAGCCAGCCGGCCTCGTCGACAAAACGCCGCACGAGTTCGCCCAGCGGCACGATGCCCTGCCCTACCTCGTTGCTGACCAGCACGATCTGCCCCGGCAACTGCGGCAGTGTGGCCAGCAGTGCCGCGCGCTCGCGCGCGAAGGCATCCGCATCCGGGTGACCCAGCAGGTTGCTCAGCCACAGGGTCAGGCAATCCACCAGCACGCAGCGCTGCGGTGCCGCCCATGCCTGCAGGGTGGCCGCCAGGGCAACGGGTTCTTCCACGCACTGCCACTGCGGCGGGCGCCGGCTGCGGTGATGCGCGATGCGCTGCTGCATTTCCGCATCGAAGGCCTGCGCGGTGGCGACATAGGCCACCTCGGCCGCCGTGCCGGCGGCTAAAGCGCTGGCAGCGAGGCGTTCGGCCAGCGCGCTCTTGCCGGAGCGCGCGCCTCCCAGGATCAACTGCCGCATGACGGGTCCTTGCAGGTCAGCCGCGCCAGGGCGGCGGTATCCAGATGGGTCTGCACCGCATCGGCCAGGCGCTCGAGCGTGGCCTCGCGCAGCGCGGCAAGATCCACTGGCAGCGCCTGCGCCAGGCCGGCCCATGCGAGCAATGCGTGCAGTGCCTGCGGGTGGTCGAAGATGCCGTGCAGATACGTGCCCAGCACCTGCCCGTCCTCGGACATGGCGCCATCGTTGCGGCCATCGTCCAGCCACAGCAGCGGACGCGCCAGTGCCGCGCCGGTGCTGATGCCGCAATGGATCTCGTAGCCGTGCGCACGCGCATCGCCCAGCAGCAAGCGCCCCTGCACGCGACGCAGCTGCTTGTGCGGATGCAGCTGCGTGTCCAGCGCCAGCCAGCCCAGGCCTGCACTGCTGCCGGGCGGGCCTTCGATGCCGTCGGGGTCGTGGATCTGCTCGCCCAGCATCTGCAGGCCGCCACAGATGCCGAGCACTTTGCCGCCGTAGCGCAGGTGGCGCGCAATGGCGCTCTCCCAGCCGTGCGCGCGCAACCACTGCAGATCGTGGCGGGTGGACTTGCTGCCCGGCAGCACGATCAGATCGCAGGGCGGCGGCAGCTGGCCCGGGCCGATCAACTGCAGGTCGACCTGCGGATGCGCCAGCAATGCGTCGAGATCGGTGTGGTTGCTGATGCGCGGCAATACCGGCACCACCACGCGCAACTGCGCATGCGGCCTGTGCACGACATGCCGCGGCAGCGCGTCTTCGGCCTCCAGCTGCAACCCATGCAGGTACGGCAACACGCCCAGCACGGGCTTGCCGGTTTCGCGTTCCAGCCAGTCCAGACCGGGCTGCAACAGCGCCAGGTCGCCACGAAAACGATTGATGACAAACCCCGCCACGCGCGCGCGCTCGCTGTTCGACAACAATGCCAGGGTGCCGACCAGGTGCGCGAACACACCGCCGCGGTCGATGTCGGCGATCAGGAGTACCGGGCAATCCACCGCTTCAGCATAGCCCATGTTGGCGATGTCGTTGGCGCGCAGGTTGATCTCGGCCGGGCTGCCGGCACCTTCCACCAACACCACTTCGAAGCGCGCGGCCAGGCGGGCATGCGAGGCCAGCACGGCGCTGAGCGCGGTGGACTTGTAGGCGTGATAGCCCACCGCATCCAGCGTGGCCACCGCCCGCCCGTGCACGATCACCTGCGCACCGGTGTCGCTGTTGGGCTTGAGCAGCACCGGGTTGAAGTCGGTGTGCGGCTCCAGCCCGCAGGCCTGTGCCTGCACGGCCTGCGCACGGCCGATCTCGCCGCCATCGACGGTGACCGCGCAATTGAGTGCCATGTTCTGCGGCTTGAACGGCGCCACCGCCACGCCCTGGCGGTGCAGCCAGCGGCACAGCGCGGCCACCAGCGTGCTCTTGCCGGCGTCGGAGGTGCAGCCCTGCACCATCAGCACACGCGCGCTCATCCCAGCAGCTCGCGCAGTGCCGCGTCCAGGCGCGCCTCGCCGGCCGCATCGGGCGGCAGCCCGAAGCGCAGGCTGGCCGGGGTATCGAACAGCCGGGTCAGAATGCCGCGCCTTGCCAGCGCCACGTGCAGGGCCTGCGCATCGGCGCGTTCGCACCACTGAAAAAACGCGGTGCCGGCCGACGGCACGATGCCGTGGCGACGCAGCAACTGCGCCAGCCGCTGCGATGCGGCATGCAGTTGCGCGCGCGCCTGCACGTGCCAGCCGGTATCGGCCAGGGCCTGCTGCACGGCCCAGCGGGTGGGCCCGCTCACGGACCAGGGCCCCAACTGTTCGCGCAAGGCATCCAGCAGCGGCGCATGCGCGCACACGAAGCCGGCCCGCGCGCCGGCCATGCCGAAGAACTTGCCGACGGAGCGCAGCACCACCAGGCCCGGTTGCTGCGTCTGCGCGCACACGCTCGCATACGGGGTCGCATCCATGAAGGCTTCGTCGATCACCAGCCAGCCACCGCGCGCCGCCATCCGCGCATGCAGCTGCAACAGGACTTCGCGATCGAAGCTGTCCACGCAGGGATTATTGGGATGGATCAGCACCACCACATCGAAGGTATCCGCCGCCTGCAGCAACGGCGCTGCCGGCAGCGGCACCACGGTGTGGCCGGCGCGCCGCCAGGCATGCGCATGTTCGGCATAGCCAGGCGCGAGCACGCCCACACGGCCGCGACCACGCAACAGCGGCAGCGCCTGGATCGCCGCCTGCGAGCCGGGCACCGGCAGCACCTGCGGCGCGCCGTAGTACGCCGCTGCGGTTGTGGCCAGGCCGTCGTCGTCTTCGGGCAGGCGCTGCCACACCGGCTCCGGAATCGCCGGCACCGGCCAGGCAAACGGGCTCACGCCGGTGGACAGGTCCAGCCAGTGCGCCAGCGCAATCGCGTAGGTTTGCGCGGCGCGGCGCAACCGGCCTCCGTGTTCAAGCATGCGGTGCGCCAAAGGGAAAGACATGGCGCGGCGGTCGGCACTGGCTGCGATCATTGCATCACCATTGCCATCGACAAGGCGCCGAGCAGCAACCAGAGCAGCACGCCTGCGCGCACCAGCAGCAGCGCGCGGCGCACGCTGTCGGCACTGGCCGGAGCGCCCTCGCCCAAGAAGGGACGTGGCTGCCACTGGCCGTGATACGGCGCCGGGCCACCCAGGCGCACGCGCAGCGCGCCGGCACCGGCGGCCATCACCGGCCCGGCATTCGGGCTTTTCCAGCCGCGGCCCTGGCGCCAGGCGCAGCGCAGGCCCGCGTGCGTTGCGCCGAGCGCGGCGTAGGTCACTGCGGTCAGGCGTGCCGGCAACCAGTTGAGCACATCGTCGATCCGTGCCGCTGCCCAGCCGAAGCTGGCGTAGCGCGGCGTGCGATAGCCCCACATCGCATCCAGCGTATTGGACAGCCGGTACAGCACCGCGCCCGGCGCACCCAGCAGCACTCCCCAGAACAACGCGGCGAATACGGCATCACTGCCGTTCTCCAGCACCGATTCGGTGGCGGCCGCGGCCACCTGCGCGGCATCCAGCGCGGCGGTATCGCGGCTGACGATGCGGCCCACTGCTGCGCGGGCTGCCGGCAGGTCGGCGGCCTGCAACGCAGCGATCACCGCTTGCGCGTGTTCGCCCAGGCTGCGCAGTCCCAGCGCCAGATACAGCACCACGGCGGCAAATCCGGCCGCTGCCCAGGCCGACCACCACAACAGCGCCTGCAGCCCTGCGGCCACCAGCGTCCACGGCAGCACCGTCACACACCACGCCAGCACGCCGGCGCTGCGGTGGCCACGGTGCAGGCGTTGCTCGATGCGCTGCGCCCAGCGGCCGAACAGCCCCAGCGGATGCGCACGCCGCGGCTCGCCCAGCAGCAGATCCAGCAGCACTGCTGCGGTGGCCGTCAGCAGCAGCATCGGGCGCGGCCCAACCGCATGCCACACGTCAGCCCAGCGCCAGGCAACACGCGCGCGCGCATGCCTACAGCTCGATGCCGAGCTGCGCCTTGATGCCGGCGTTGAAGGCATGTTTGACCAGCCGCATCTCGGTGACCGTGTCTGCCACCTCGATCAGGCCGGCGGGCGCTCCGCGTCCGGTGATCACCACGTGCTGGCCGGGCGGACGCGCGGCCACCGCGGCCAGCACCTCGTCCAATGCAACGTAGTCCTTCACCAGGGCGATATTGAGTTCGTCCAGCAGCACGAAGTCGTAGCGTGCATCGGCCAGCATGTCGCGCGCCAGCTGCCAGGCCGCCTGCGCGGCGGCGATGTCCACGTTGCGGTCCTGGGTTTCCCAGGTGAAGCCTTCGCCCATCACGTGGTAGTCGAGCAGGTCGGGAAAACGGCGAAAGAATGCCTCTTCGCCAGTGGAGAACGTGCCCTTGATGAACTGCACCACGCCGCAGTACAGGCCATGCCCGAGCGAGCGCGCCAGCATGCCGAAGCCGGACGAACTCTTGCCCTTGCCGTTGCCGGTATTGACCAGCAAGACGCCGCGGTCGATCACGGCGCGCGCGATGCGCCGGTCCACCAGTTCCTTCTTGCGTTGCGCGCGTTCGCGATACTGTGCGTCGTCATGCTCGGGGATCGTCATGCGCGTTCTCCCATCAGTGGACGTGCGGCAAGGCTGCGCCATGGTGCGATCGGGGCGAAGACGATGCCCATGTAGCCGACCAGGAGATCGAGCGCGCGTGGTCGCTGCGCAACGTCATGGCGGCCGGTGCCATCGCCTGCGCTGGAACCGTCATGACAGCTCCAGCGGCGTGGCCGGATCGGCGGCACTGCGCACCGCGCGCCAGCGCAGCGGGCGCCATGCCCCGACAAGCGCCACCGCCAGATACAGAGCGGTGGTACGCACGAACAACGGGCCCCACTGCGCTGCGCGCTGCAGGTACTGCGCCCAGTGCGGATCGGCATAGCGTCCGCCCAACCAGTAGAACGCGCCATTGGAGATCAGGAACGACACCGCCGCGGCCGCCACTCCGAGCCCCCAGGCAAGGCACAGCGACCCTGCCCGGGGGCGAAGCTGCGCCTGATACGCGCGGCCCGCATACCACAGCACGCCGTAGGCCAGCGGCAGCGCGGCGTAGGCGGCAGTGATGCAGAAGTCGCCGACACCGGCCAGCGACACCGCCGCCCAATCGATCGACACCGATAGCCCGAGCAACAGCGCAAAAAAAGCGTACCGGCGCAGCGTCAAACCGCCGACAAAGAACACCGCCATCGAGGCATCCGGCAGATGCAGCCAATCGCCGACATGATGAAAGCGGGTGGCCGTCATCGCCAGCATCAGGGCGATGAGCAGGTTGCGCTGGACGCTGCGGGAGAGTGGTGTCATCGGTGCTCCTCAAGATTGCGGGACCCCGTCTACGTCGGTGATGCGCGCAGTGTCAGCCGCGCTTCACCGGGTCGGCTGATAGCGGAAGGTCAGCAGGTAGTTGCGTCCCGGTTGTGCGTACCAGCGTGCGGTTTCGTACTGGCGGTCGAACACATTGTTGGCGGTGAACTGTACCTTCCAGTCTGCGTTCACCGCATAGCTCACGCGCAGATCCAGCAAGCCGTAGCCGGCCAGTTGCTCGGTATTGGCCAGGTCGTCGTAGCGCTTGCCCGACCCGAACAGGCTCGCGCCCACGCCGAACGCGCCGAAGCTGCGGTCGGCATCGATGCGTCCGCTCTGCCGTGCGCGGCGCGGCAGCCAGTTGCCGTGATTGACATCCCCATCGGCCTGCGGCTGCAGCCAGGTCAGCGCGCTGCGCAGGGTCCAGCCGGCCAGCTCGGTGTCGTAGCCGGCTTCCACACCGCGGATGCGCGCCTGGTCGATGTTGTTCGGCTGCCCGAACGGATGGGTGGCATCCACCAGCCCCGCATCGTAGGCAATCAGATCGTCGATGCGGGTCTGGAAGGCATTGAGCGTCCACACGCCCCAGTCGTAGCTGCCACGCAGGCCCAGCTCGGCACTTTTGGAGGTCTCCGGCCCCAGCAGCGGATTGCCGTAATCGGGGTAGTACAGCTCGTTGAAGGTGGGTGCCTTGAACGCAGTGCCATAGCTGGCGGTCAGGCGCAGATGCTCGGCAACATCCCAGCCCCACAGCAGGCTGCCGGTGGTCTTGCCGCCGAACTGGCTGTTGTCGTTGCGCCGCAGGCTGGCCTGCAGCGATTGCTGGCCGAAGCTCTGCTGCCACTGCGCAAAGGCCGCGCGGTCGATCCGGCTGTCGGCATCGTAGGTGTCGCTGCTGGCGATGGCATCGCGCTGCCAGTCGAAGCCGACCGTGAGCAGGCCAGGCGCGGTGCTGATGTCGGCCTGCAGCGAGCCCTGCTTGCGGCGCGTGTCGTAGGTGGACAGGTACGCGCCGTCGTAATAGCTATCGCTCAGATCGGCACTGCTCCCCAGGCTGGCGGTGAATTTGAGCGCATCGCTGGGCGCATAGCGCACGCGCCCGCCCACGGCCTGCTGCACGCCTTTGCCCAGGTTGCCGCCGAAGGCCGAGCCGTCGTATTCGTTGCGGCTCTGCGCGCGCAATGCATGCACATCGGCATCCCATTGCCGGTTGAAGCGCCAGCCGCCCTGCATGCTCAACGAATCGTTGCGATAGCCGTCGCGGTCCGGATCGTAGGCACTGGAGCGGGCATCCAGATACGCATTGATGCCATCGGTTTCGTCATGCACGGCGTTGACCGAATACCAGCCGCCGGCCTCGCTCAGATCGCCCTGGCTGCGCCCGGCGACACCGGCGCCATAACGGCGCGCATTGTCGCTGCCGGCCGCCACGCTGAGCGTGGGCACGAAGCTGCCCTGCGGGCGACGGGTAAAGATCTGGATCACCCCGCCCAATGCCTCGGAGCCGTACAGGCTGGAAAATGGCCCACGCACGATTTCGATGCGCTCGATCTGCTCGATCGGCAAGTCCTGCAGCGCCGCGCCACCAGACGTGGCCGAGCCGATGCGCACGCCGTCGATCAGCACCACCAGATGATCCGACTCGGTGCCGCGCAGGAACAGCGAGGTCGCCTTGCCCGGGCCACCGTTATTGGCCAGCGACACACCGGCCTCGCCACGCAGCAGGTCCTGCAACGCGGTGACCTGGCGGCGCTCGATCTGCGCGCGGTCGATCACGGTGACCGGCGCCAGCGTCTGGTCCTGGGTCTGCGCGGTACGGGAGGCAGTCACCACCACTTCGTCGAGATCGATGGCGGCCTCGGCCTGGGCCAGGTTGGTCACGCACAGCGACAACCCCACGGCCAGCACGGCGCGACGCGGCAAAACGGAAGAAACGGACATCGACTGCTGCTCCTGGAACCGCGCCTACCCGCGCGGGGGCAATGGGGGTCGGCAGGCAGCAACGGGCCAGGCGTCCGGCGCGCGCGCACCAGATGCACAGGGCCACGCCCACCGCGTGCCGGGTCAATCCCTTCAGGCCGGTCTCCGGGCTTGCGAGCGGAAGCGGTCGCTTCCCGGATCCGCGCCTTCCCATGCACAGCACAGTGGCATTACCTGCGGACCCTTGTCTCGCCCACCGTTGCGGGGGCAGCTCCGGACTTGCGTCTCGCCAAGGCGATGCGCGCACCGGATTCCCGTTTAAACCACCGGCCAGCCGGCAGTCACCTCAGGGGCGCGCATGGTAGCAGGATTGGCGGCGGCGCCTCTGCGGTGCGCGGCGACCGGCCAGGCGCAACGCGTCGCCACGCACCGCGGGGCCCGAGCCCTTCTCCCACCGGGAGAGGGTGCCCCGAAGGGGCGGATGAGGGTAAGGAGCGAAGCCTCATGCCATGCTGGGGACAGTGCATGCAAGTTTTAGCCAAATGGCAGCGCTGAGCTCGACCTAGCACATGTAAGTGGGCGTCGCCCCCGCCGTACCCTCACCCAACCCCCGCTCCGCGCCCCGGCCCGCGCTTGCGGCGCGGGCGCTCCAAGGCACGCGCGCCCATGGCGCGCCAGCTGTGCCTCCTCGCCCCGACGGGAGAGGGGCTAGCTCGTCCCTTCGCGCACTCCTGCTCAGGTCACGGCTATCAAACTTCACGCCCCCTGCAGCGCCTGCTCCAGATCGGCCAGCAGATCGTCGATGTGCTCGATGCCGATCGACAGCCGCACGGTGTCTTCGCTGACCCCGGCATGTTCCAGTTCGGCCGGGCCCAGCTGGCGATGGGTGGTGGATGCCGGGTGCGTCGCCAGCGACTTCGCATCGCCGATGTTCACCAACCGCGTAAGCAACTGCAGCGCATCCAGAAAACGCGCGCCGGCCGCGCGCGCGCCGGGCAGGCCGAAGGTCAGCACGCCCGAACCAT
The window above is part of the Xanthomonas cassavae CFBP 4642 genome. Proteins encoded here:
- a CDS encoding histidine phosphatase family protein; amino-acid sequence: MSAQITLLRHGDTGQRSYRGQLDDPLTELGWQQLRAATADGVWEVVVASTLQRCAAFAAELASTRGLPLQLEPRLREYHFGRWQGVPVADIDRDEGQALGRFWADPLRYPLPQAEPFPDFCARLSAALDAIVARYPAQRVLVVTHGGAIRALQCLVAGSGFGRMTELAVPHASLHPLAWPPTDVAGASRSPGSSTALPPAHATE
- the cobT gene encoding nicotinate-nucleotide--dimethylbenzimidazole phosphoribosyltransferase; amino-acid sequence: MSSDWIFAACAVPDARVRAAALARQEQLTKPHGALGRLEQLAVQLAAWQRNEQPEVQRIWIAVYAADHGVAAEGVSAFPQAVTGEMVRNFARGGAAISVLARELGAQLEVVNLGVVNDPGELPRVRRAWIAPSSANICEQPAMTPGQLRDALAAGAQSIAQAKSCDTQLFVGGEMGIGNTTAAAALGCALLSQFPQAMAGAGSGLDAEGIAHKATVITRALALHADAATALERLRRLGGFEIAALVGAYIAAAQAGIPVLVDGFIATAAALVATHLNPGVRQWLLFGHRSQERGHTALLRALDAEPLLQLDLRLGEASGAAVAIPLLRSACALHNGMATFAEAGVSDA
- the cobU gene encoding bifunctional adenosylcobinamide kinase/adenosylcobinamide-phosphate guanylyltransferase, producing MRQLILGGARSGKSALAERLAASALAAGTAAEVAYVATAQAFDAEMQQRIAHHRSRRPPQWQCVEEPVALAATLQAWAAPQRCVLVDCLTLWLSNLLGHPDADAFARERAALLATLPQLPGQIVLVSNEVGQGIVPLGELVRRFVDEAGWLHQALALQCERVVFVVAGLPMVLKGEG
- a CDS encoding cobyric acid synthase, whose translation is MSARVLMVQGCTSDAGKSTLVAALCRWLHRQGVAVAPFKPQNMALNCAVTVDGGEIGRAQAVQAQACGLEPHTDFNPVLLKPNSDTGAQVIVHGRAVATLDAVGYHAYKSTALSAVLASHARLAARFEVVLVEGAGSPAEINLRANDIANMGYAEAVDCPVLLIADIDRGGVFAHLVGTLALLSNSERARVAGFVINRFRGDLALLQPGLDWLERETGKPVLGVLPYLHGLQLEAEDALPRHVVHRPHAQLRVVVPVLPRISNHTDLDALLAHPQVDLQLIGPGQLPPPCDLIVLPGSKSTRHDLQWLRAHGWESAIARHLRYGGKVLGICGGLQMLGEQIHDPDGIEGPPGSSAGLGWLALDTQLHPHKQLRRVQGRLLLGDARAHGYEIHCGISTGAALARPLLWLDDGRNDGAMSEDGQVLGTYLHGIFDHPQALHALLAWAGLAQALPVDLAALREATLERLADAVQTHLDTAALARLTCKDPSCGS
- the cobD gene encoding threonine-phosphate decarboxylase CobD; translation: MLEHGGRLRRAAQTYAIALAHWLDLSTGVSPFAWPVPAIPEPVWQRLPEDDDGLATTAAAYYGAPQVLPVPGSQAAIQALPLLRGRGRVGVLAPGYAEHAHAWRRAGHTVVPLPAAPLLQAADTFDVVVLIHPNNPCVDSFDREVLLQLHARMAARGGWLVIDEAFMDATPYASVCAQTQQPGLVVLRSVGKFFGMAGARAGFVCAHAPLLDALREQLGPWSVSGPTRWAVQQALADTGWHVQARAQLHAASQRLAQLLRRHGIVPSAGTAFFQWCERADAQALHVALARRGILTRLFDTPASLRFGLPPDAAGEARLDAALRELLG
- the cbiB gene encoding adenosylcobinamide-phosphate synthase CbiB, whose translation is MLLLTATAAVLLDLLLGEPRRAHPLGLFGRWAQRIEQRLHRGHRSAGVLAWCVTVLPWTLVAAGLQALLWWSAWAAAGFAAVVLYLALGLRSLGEHAQAVIAALQAADLPAARAAVGRIVSRDTAALDAAQVAAAATESVLENGSDAVFAALFWGVLLGAPGAVLYRLSNTLDAMWGYRTPRYASFGWAAARIDDVLNWLPARLTAVTYAALGATHAGLRCAWRQGRGWKSPNAGPVMAAGAGALRVRLGGPAPYHGQWQPRPFLGEGAPASADSVRRALLLVRAGVLLWLLLGALSMAMVMQ
- the cobO gene encoding cob(I)yrinic acid a,c-diamide adenosyltransferase, with the translated sequence MTIPEHDDAQYRERAQRKKELVDRRIARAVIDRGVLLVNTGNGKGKSSSGFGMLARSLGHGLYCGVVQFIKGTFSTGEEAFFRRFPDLLDYHVMGEGFTWETQDRNVDIAAAQAAWQLARDMLADARYDFVLLDELNIALVKDYVALDEVLAAVAARPPGQHVVITGRGAPAGLIEVADTVTEMRLVKHAFNAGIKAQLGIEL
- the btuB gene encoding TonB-dependent vitamin B12 receptor yields the protein MSVSSVLPRRAVLAVGLSLCVTNLAQAEAAIDLDEVVVTASRTAQTQDQTLAPVTVIDRAQIERRQVTALQDLLRGEAGVSLANNGGPGKATSLFLRGTESDHLVVLIDGVRIGSATSGGAALQDLPIEQIERIEIVRGPFSSLYGSEALGGVIQIFTRRPQGSFVPTLSVAAGSDNARRYGAGVAGRSQGDLSEAGGWYSVNAVHDETDGINAYLDARSSAYDPDRDGYRNDSLSMQGGWRFNRQWDADVHALRAQSRNEYDGSAFGGNLGKGVQQAVGGRVRYAPSDALKFTASLGSSADLSDSYYDGAYLSTYDTRRKQGSLQADISTAPGLLTVGFDWQRDAIASSDTYDADSRIDRAAFAQWQQSFGQQSLQASLRRNDNSQFGGKTTGSLLWGWDVAEHLRLTASYGTAFKAPTFNELYYPDYGNPLLGPETSKSAELGLRGSYDWGVWTLNAFQTRIDDLIAYDAGLVDATHPFGQPNNIDQARIRGVEAGYDTELAGWTLRSALTWLQPQADGDVNHGNWLPRRARQSGRIDADRSFGAFGVGASLFGSGKRYDDLANTEQLAGYGLLDLRVSYAVNADWKVQFTANNVFDRQYETARWYAQPGRNYLLTFRYQPTR